A single genomic interval of Granulicella tundricola MP5ACTX9 harbors:
- a CDS encoding DUF4230 domain-containing protein yields MTTQYDSGRRGSTSFFTFVFALILGAAALVFFLRQATTGLSGRIATMISGRTTAFDTSVPVVVEKIQRLSRLETVVYSVDTVVEGAHASPILPDILAGDRILLVVHGQSIAGIDLSKLKPEDVRIDANNPRSIHVNLPASEVFITSLDNVHTRVYSRTTGLLVPVDQNLESDTRAKAQQQLQAGALSDGILDAARKNARATITTLLYGLGFQQVEVT; encoded by the coding sequence ATGACCACCCAGTACGACTCCGGCCGCCGAGGCTCCACCTCGTTCTTCACCTTCGTCTTCGCCCTGATCCTCGGCGCGGCGGCTCTGGTCTTCTTCCTCCGCCAGGCCACCACTGGCCTCTCCGGCCGCATCGCCACCATGATCTCCGGCCGCACCACCGCCTTCGACACCTCCGTCCCCGTCGTCGTCGAGAAGATCCAGCGCCTCAGCCGCCTGGAAACCGTCGTTTACTCCGTCGATACGGTCGTAGAAGGCGCGCACGCCAGCCCCATCCTGCCGGACATCCTCGCCGGCGACCGCATCCTCCTTGTCGTCCACGGCCAATCCATCGCCGGCATCGATCTCTCCAAGCTCAAGCCCGAAGACGTCCGCATCGACGCCAACAATCCGCGCTCCATCCACGTCAACCTCCCCGCGTCGGAGGTCTTCATCACCTCTCTGGATAACGTCCACACCCGCGTCTACTCCCGCACCACCGGCCTCCTGGTCCCGGTCGACCAGAACCTCGAGTCCGACACCCGCGCCAAGGCCCAGCAGCAACTCCAGGCCGGAGCCCTCTCCGACGGCATCCTCGACGCCGCCCGCAAGAACGCCCGCGCCACCATCACCACCCTCCTCTACGGCCTGGGCTTCCAGCAGGTAGAGGTCACGTAG
- a CDS encoding acyltransferase family protein, whose protein sequence is MKRIDQLDGVRALAIGAVFLHHAFQVKMLWAGVDLFFILSGFLITGILIGAKEKPLGSYFSHFYERRARRILPPYVVLLIVVSIFFGVEWIRHWYLFFFLMNALVSFHAANLEPLAVLWSLSVEEQFYMVWPFVVYFLDETAIAWAAGGLVVLAPLLRWVFTPHFAEHWQIYMLTPFRMDLMAVGALLAVVWRRRRDLVERFGAWGLAMTVAALGVFGALSRYPWFTTTANTRAANVWVYELTLLASLGVILWALSGRGVGLLRWSPLRYLGRISYMFYLIHVPALKLSERWIGNRYESAGVALAGTLLFSAASWRWYEQPILFWKAKSRVRREAEQDEKAITAPRG, encoded by the coding sequence TTGAAGCGGATCGATCAGCTCGACGGCGTGCGTGCGCTGGCGATTGGGGCCGTGTTTCTGCATCATGCGTTCCAAGTCAAGATGCTGTGGGCTGGGGTCGACCTGTTCTTCATCCTCTCCGGGTTTTTGATTACGGGCATCCTGATCGGCGCGAAGGAAAAGCCGCTGGGGAGCTACTTCAGCCACTTCTACGAGCGGCGCGCGCGCAGGATTCTGCCGCCGTACGTGGTGCTGTTGATCGTGGTGTCGATCTTCTTTGGCGTGGAGTGGATCAGGCACTGGTACCTGTTCTTCTTCCTGATGAATGCGCTGGTGAGCTTCCACGCGGCCAACCTGGAGCCGCTGGCAGTGCTGTGGTCGCTCTCCGTTGAGGAGCAGTTTTATATGGTTTGGCCGTTCGTCGTGTACTTCCTGGATGAGACGGCGATTGCGTGGGCGGCGGGCGGGCTGGTGGTGCTGGCGCCGCTTTTACGTTGGGTGTTTACGCCCCACTTTGCGGAGCACTGGCAGATCTATATGCTGACGCCGTTCCGGATGGATCTGATGGCGGTGGGTGCGTTGCTGGCGGTGGTCTGGCGGCGGCGGCGTGATTTAGTGGAGCGGTTTGGGGCCTGGGGTCTGGCGATGACGGTGGCGGCGCTGGGGGTGTTTGGGGCGCTCTCGCGGTACCCGTGGTTCACGACGACGGCGAATACTCGCGCGGCGAACGTGTGGGTGTATGAACTGACGCTGCTGGCGAGCCTGGGGGTGATCCTGTGGGCGCTGAGTGGGCGTGGCGTCGGGCTGCTGCGGTGGTCTCCGCTGCGGTATCTGGGGCGGATCAGCTATATGTTCTACCTGATCCATGTGCCGGCGCTGAAGCTTTCGGAGAGATGGATTGGGAATCGGTATGAGTCTGCGGGTGTGGCGCTGGCTGGGACTTTGCTGTTTTCTGCCGCGAGCTGGCGGTGGTACGAGCAGCCGATTCTTTTCTGGAAGGCTAAGAGCCGGGTGAGGCGGGAGGCGGAGCAGGATGAGAAGGCGATTACGGCTCCGCGGGGGTAG
- a CDS encoding YybH family protein, protein MRLKAIFLAAILTTALPWATAQQPTPDEAAIRSVLAHEAEGWNKFDPHEVASVFTADAIWQNPFGVRLHGRAEIEKFLTDLLARPGYRAGTSTVPTKILDLRLTSPTTAAVWSDEKIEGLVNDISGNPMQPRHSYYLNVMVKQNGEWKISDAIIMDIVHLK, encoded by the coding sequence GTGCGTCTTAAAGCAATATTTCTCGCCGCAATCCTGACCACAGCCCTCCCTTGGGCCACCGCCCAGCAACCCACCCCCGACGAAGCCGCAATCCGCTCCGTCCTAGCCCACGAAGCAGAAGGCTGGAACAAGTTCGACCCCCACGAAGTAGCCTCCGTCTTCACCGCCGACGCCATCTGGCAGAACCCATTCGGCGTCCGCCTACACGGCCGCGCAGAGATTGAAAAGTTCCTCACCGATCTCCTAGCCCGCCCCGGCTACCGCGCCGGCACCAGCACCGTCCCCACCAAGATCCTCGACCTCCGCCTCACCTCACCCACCACCGCCGCGGTCTGGAGCGACGAAAAGATCGAAGGCCTGGTCAACGACATCAGCGGCAACCCCATGCAGCCCCGTCACTCGTACTACCTGAACGTCATGGTCAAACAGAACGGCGAATGGAAGATCAGCGACGCCATCATCATGGATATCGTCCACCTGAAGTAA
- a CDS encoding helix-turn-helix domain-containing protein, whose translation MALTRDFRETIRERAQSEPAFRQALLREGLQLIYDGDLATGRSILRNYINATVGFTELSKMTQISSPSLQRMFGPNGNPTVENLFGVIGHLQRHERVSVELQMHTY comes from the coding sequence ATGGCGTTGACCAGAGACTTTCGAGAGACGATCCGCGAACGCGCACAAAGCGAACCGGCGTTTCGCCAGGCATTGCTGCGTGAAGGTTTGCAACTCATCTATGACGGCGATCTTGCCACCGGGCGCAGCATCCTCCGCAACTACATCAATGCCACCGTCGGCTTCACCGAACTATCAAAAATGACTCAAATCTCGTCCCCAAGCCTGCAACGCATGTTTGGTCCAAACGGCAATCCTACTGTTGAAAATTTGTTTGGCGTCATCGGCCATCTCCAACGCCATGAACGCGTCAGCGTCGAACTACAAATGCACACCTACTGA